The proteins below are encoded in one region of Natronococcus sp. CG52:
- a CDS encoding helix-turn-helix domain-containing protein → MPRVWLKVKLPRDSLVRFSINYPDDEFRILTAHRTTGSLQVVVDAETSNSEALVQALEEAPEVRSCEVLRTDQRGVLFQIETSEHAPRYAARTAGMLPQYPMILRNGWQTIETIVSWERLSQLKAEFERADVSFELISITQPVEVTDLLTDRQWEVLTEAIARGYYDSPRGCSLTELATGLDVNPSAVSGVLHRAEEQVIKAFVAEAGQIDGLDALN, encoded by the coding sequence ATGCCCAGAGTCTGGCTGAAAGTTAAACTGCCGCGTGATTCGTTGGTGAGATTTTCGATCAATTATCCGGACGACGAGTTTCGAATCCTTACCGCTCACCGCACAACGGGCAGCTTACAGGTGGTTGTCGACGCAGAGACGTCCAATTCGGAGGCTCTCGTTCAGGCGCTCGAAGAAGCACCTGAGGTGCGCTCGTGTGAGGTACTACGCACTGATCAGCGGGGAGTGTTGTTTCAGATCGAAACCTCGGAGCACGCGCCGCGATACGCGGCACGTACCGCAGGAATGTTACCGCAATACCCGATGATTTTGCGTAACGGCTGGCAAACGATTGAAACGATAGTGTCGTGGGAACGATTGTCGCAGCTCAAAGCTGAATTCGAACGGGCTGACGTATCGTTCGAACTCATCTCGATCACCCAGCCGGTCGAGGTGACCGACCTATTGACTGACCGTCAATGGGAGGTCCTCACTGAAGCCATTGCGCGTGGATACTACGATAGCCCGCGCGGTTGTTCACTCACTGAGCTTGCGACCGGGCTGGACGTTAATCCGTCGGCAGTGAGCGGCGTTCTCCACCGTGCCGAAGAGCAGGTTATCAAAGCGTTCGTCGCTGAGGCGGGACAGATCGACGGTCTCGACGCGCTCAACTAA
- a CDS encoding ester cyclase → MVSDRLVNFTGILHNVCRNETGLGRPVQSGGTQRTRLDRKNDPMLTNSDTQVINRYCDEVLNDGDFTAATEILAPDFVIHGLQTLRGRERFLEVQSTIRKAFPDLTVDVEDMFGDENTVAVRSTMRGTHRGEYLGIAATGRQVAVESMMICRLSGGRIVEVWAQMDSLSWFQQLEAVPPMEWQEAESTPTDQD, encoded by the coding sequence ATGGTGTCAGATCGCCTAGTAAACTTCACAGGCATACTACACAACGTATGCCGGAACGAGACTGGTCTCGGAAGACCGGTTCAAAGCGGCGGTACGCAGCGTACCCGTCTCGACCGAAAGAACGATCCCATGTTAACAAATTCCGATACACAGGTCATCAACCGCTACTGCGACGAGGTCTTGAACGACGGTGATTTCACCGCCGCCACCGAGATACTCGCGCCCGACTTCGTCATCCACGGACTGCAGACGCTCCGAGGCAGGGAGCGCTTTCTCGAAGTTCAATCGACGATACGGAAGGCATTCCCAGACCTGACGGTTGACGTAGAAGATATGTTCGGAGACGAGAATACCGTTGCAGTCCGATCCACGATGCGTGGAACACATCGAGGTGAGTATCTGGGTATCGCAGCGACGGGCAGACAGGTAGCGGTCGAATCGATGATGATATGCCGACTGTCCGGCGGGCGAATAGTCGAAGTATGGGCACAGATGGACTCGCTGTCCTGGTTCCAGCAGCTCGAGGCTGTCCCACCGATGGAATGGCAGGAAGCGGAATCGACCCCGACTGACCAAGACTAA
- a CDS encoding luciferase domain-containing protein — MTEKDVRQRKTGSEQIIETVASWPNITAAEGRFNSTSFELAGREIGHLHPRLADIDYPKPLRDELITEGQTEEHHAVPMHPTATTFRIESTDDVDRAVRLFRLSYLVRVATLQEDVGAESDVTDIDVEKELDGLEPSDAIRRAFEAAVDEERSK, encoded by the coding sequence ATGACGGAGAAAGACGTTCGACAACGGAAAACGGGCAGCGAACAGATCATCGAAACGGTCGCGTCGTGGCCGAACATCACGGCAGCTGAAGGGCGGTTCAATTCGACGAGCTTCGAACTAGCGGGCAGGGAGATCGGACACCTACACCCGAGACTGGCGGATATCGACTATCCGAAACCGCTGCGGGATGAGCTGATTACTGAAGGCCAAACCGAGGAACATCACGCCGTTCCAATGCACCCAACTGCGACGACCTTCCGCATCGAATCAACCGACGACGTCGACCGCGCCGTCCGGCTGTTCCGACTCTCGTACCTCGTTCGCGTGGCCACCCTGCAGGAGGACGTGGGGGCGGAGTCGGATGTAACCGATATCGATGTCGAGAAAGAACTAGATGGACTCGAGCCGAGCGATGCGATTCGTCGCGCCTTCGAGGCTGCAGTAGACGAGGAGCGCAGTAAGTAA
- a CDS encoding ester cyclase, whose amino-acid sequence MEDQEQTEAENKAVVRDFIDAVFVEKDVEVADDFLRADYHEYATGNGESFRSREEFKAGNADFFAAFPDLSVTENGCIAEGDIVVYQHTLIGTHHGELLDAEPTGNEITLENVGVFRIEGGKIAELYLYADTISLLRRLGIVPEDPVAE is encoded by the coding sequence GTGGAAGATCAAGAGCAAACGGAAGCGGAAAACAAGGCGGTAGTGCGCGACTTCATAGATGCGGTCTTCGTCGAGAAGGACGTCGAAGTCGCCGACGACTTCCTGAGAGCTGACTACCACGAATACGCGACGGGAAACGGAGAATCGTTTCGAAGTCGCGAGGAATTTAAGGCCGGTAATGCGGACTTCTTCGCCGCGTTTCCCGACCTCAGCGTCACCGAGAACGGGTGCATCGCCGAAGGAGACATCGTCGTCTACCAGCACACGTTGATCGGAACGCATCACGGAGAGCTACTGGACGCCGAACCGACAGGAAACGAGATCACACTCGAGAACGTCGGCGTTTTTCGTATCGAAGGCGGGAAAATCGCCGAGCTGTACCTGTACGCGGACACCATCAGCTTGCTACGCCGGCTCGGTATCGTCCCTGAGGATCCCGTCGCGGAATGA
- a CDS encoding helix-turn-helix domain-containing protein: protein MTHEQLSQFTSELEAAGVSYEIASITQSIDVSTLLTERQHEFVVEAIEWGYYDLPRRCSVTDLAEAFGVNKRPPAASHVAPKDNLLRGSFRAVPTDDRGPLERTKKRRLRSLLVYAGAGRQITHEGVVMEERDHNHADEPRTEESHEAEGGEHAHGTHDRHALPGGLSVATGGLRLAPSEIRLEPNVEQPFTYQIREYDGTVVTEFEETHDELSHLIFVRRDLTRFQHRHPELGADGTWSQQLALPDPGVYRAFVDVRVDGRPTTLGVDLFAPGPVELDPRPDSTREATADGYDITLVPEDIRAGEDVALEFEFRRGGERVAQLHPYLGALGHLVALREGDLAYLHVHPEETDPEGGTVRFEARFPTAGRYRLFLQAKPEGDLLTTSFDVRIDDR, encoded by the coding sequence GTGACACACGAACAGCTGTCGCAATTCACGTCCGAACTCGAGGCGGCCGGCGTCAGTTACGAAATCGCGTCGATCACGCAGTCGATCGACGTTTCGACGCTCCTTACGGAGCGACAACACGAGTTCGTCGTGGAGGCGATCGAGTGGGGCTACTACGACTTACCGCGTCGCTGTTCGGTCACCGACCTCGCCGAGGCGTTCGGCGTCAACAAGCGACCGCCAGCGGCATCTCACGTCGCGCCGAAGGACAACTTATTAAGGGGTTCGTTCCGGGCCGTCCCAACGGACGATCGTGGCCCACTCGAGCGGACGAAGAAACGGCGACTGAGGTCCCTACTAGTCTATGCCGGAGCCGGTAGACAGATCACGCACGAGGGGGTCGTCATGGAAGAACGAGACCACAACCACGCCGATGAGCCGAGAACCGAGGAGAGCCACGAGGCGGAGGGAGGTGAACATGCCCACGGAACCCACGATCGTCACGCGCTACCCGGCGGACTCTCGGTCGCTACCGGTGGCCTCCGTCTCGCCCCGTCGGAGATTCGCCTCGAACCCAACGTCGAGCAGCCGTTCACGTACCAAATTCGCGAGTACGACGGGACCGTCGTCACGGAGTTCGAGGAGACCCACGACGAGCTGAGCCATCTCATTTTCGTCCGGCGCGACCTCACTCGCTTCCAGCACCGGCATCCCGAACTGGGCGCGGACGGCACCTGGAGCCAGCAACTCGCGCTTCCGGACCCGGGAGTGTACCGAGCGTTCGTGGACGTCCGCGTCGACGGACGACCGACGACGCTCGGCGTTGATCTCTTCGCACCCGGCCCGGTCGAACTCGATCCTCGCCCCGATTCCACGCGCGAAGCGACGGCGGATGGGTACGATATAACGCTCGTGCCCGAGGACATCCGGGCCGGGGAAGACGTCGCCCTCGAGTTCGAGTTTCGACGAGGGGGCGAGCGGGTTGCTCAGTTACATCCGTACCTCGGTGCACTCGGACACCTCGTCGCCCTCCGAGAGGGGGATCTCGCGTATTTACACGTCCACCCCGAAGAGACGGATCCCGAAGGCGGGACGGTCCGGTTCGAAGCTCGATTCCCCACCGCAGGTCGATATCGCCTCTTTCTGCAGGCGAAGCCCGAAGGGGACCTGCTCACGACGTCCTTCGACGTGCGAATCGACGATCGGTAA
- a CDS encoding ABC transporter permease has protein sequence MTDETTATEPDVEILRSAVSDQPRPPRANAISASLTFGWRALLKIKHVPEQLFDVTVFPIMFLLLFTYLFGGALAGSTSAYLQELLPGILAMTVVFITIYTGVTLNDDIDEGVFDRFRTLPVWQPSVIVGALLGDAVRYTIASTIVIALGLVLGFRPEGGAVGVLSAVALLLVFSFGLSWIWTALGFVMRSPESLMGVSMMILFPLTFVSNVFVGPETMPGLLEAFVGVNPFSHLVIAMRGLMHGTATAGEIGTVLFMSAVFVAVFGPVTMYLFRAQQ, from the coding sequence ATGACCGACGAGACCACGGCCACCGAGCCGGACGTCGAAATCCTGCGGTCGGCGGTGTCGGATCAGCCGCGGCCGCCGCGAGCGAACGCCATCTCCGCCTCGCTCACGTTCGGCTGGCGAGCGCTGTTGAAGATCAAGCACGTCCCCGAGCAGCTGTTCGACGTCACCGTCTTCCCGATCATGTTCCTGTTGCTGTTCACCTACCTGTTCGGCGGGGCGCTCGCGGGATCGACGAGCGCGTACCTGCAGGAACTCCTGCCGGGGATCCTCGCCATGACGGTCGTGTTCATCACCATCTACACCGGCGTGACCCTGAACGACGACATCGACGAGGGCGTCTTCGATCGGTTCCGAACCCTGCCGGTCTGGCAACCCTCGGTCATCGTCGGCGCCCTGCTCGGCGACGCCGTGCGGTACACGATCGCCTCGACGATCGTCATCGCCCTCGGGTTGGTGCTCGGGTTCCGACCGGAGGGCGGAGCCGTCGGCGTGTTGTCGGCGGTGGCGCTCCTGCTGGTGTTCTCGTTCGGACTGTCGTGGATCTGGACCGCACTCGGATTCGTCATGCGAAGCCCGGAGTCGCTCATGGGCGTGAGCATGATGATCCTGTTCCCGCTGACGTTCGTCAGCAACGTCTTCGTCGGCCCCGAGACGATGCCCGGGTTGCTCGAGGCGTTCGTCGGCGTCAACCCCTTCAGTCACCTCGTCATCGCGATGCGCGGGCTAATGCACGGGACGGCGACGGCCGGCGAAATCGGGACGGTACTGTTCATGTCGGCGGTATTCGTCGCCGTGTTCGGCCCCGTGACGATGTATCTGTTCCGGGCCCAGCAGTAG
- a CDS encoding ATP-binding cassette domain-containing protein encodes MTDHRSSSTSDFAKDAERPESITAAASRADASTASGEDGADEPALAIETDGLVKHFGDTKAVDGVDLTIPAGGIYGLLGPNGAGKTTTIRMLATLLRPDAGAARVFGHDVVSDADDVRSRVSMTGQFASVDEDLTGRENLVLLSRLLGYSRSQAKARTNELLAAFGLTEAASRQVKTYSGGMRRRLDIAASIVVTPELLFLDEPTTGLDPRNRTQVWEIIRALVANGTTVVLTTQYLEEADQLADRIAVIDDGRIIAEGTPGELKSSIGSGVLNVRVRDPDQREEARRALIRILDVPVDLESDPTALSARVAETDRIAHAFVELSRADVAITDFALGQPSLDEVFLALTDHPAHEDAIAEEGYR; translated from the coding sequence ATGACGGATCACCGATCGTCGAGCACCTCCGATTTCGCGAAAGACGCGGAGCGACCGGAGTCGATCACGGCAGCGGCGAGCCGTGCGGACGCCTCGACGGCGAGCGGCGAAGACGGCGCCGACGAACCGGCTCTCGCGATCGAAACGGACGGCCTCGTCAAACACTTCGGAGACACGAAAGCCGTCGACGGCGTCGACCTGACGATTCCCGCGGGCGGCATCTACGGCCTCCTCGGACCGAACGGCGCCGGAAAGACCACCACCATCCGCATGCTCGCGACGCTGTTGCGTCCCGACGCGGGTGCGGCTCGAGTGTTCGGCCACGACGTGGTGAGCGACGCCGACGACGTGCGCAGCCGGGTGAGCATGACCGGCCAGTTCGCGTCGGTGGACGAGGACCTCACCGGCCGCGAGAACCTCGTCCTGCTGTCGCGATTGCTCGGCTACTCGCGGTCGCAGGCCAAAGCGCGAACGAACGAACTGCTCGCGGCATTCGGCCTGACCGAAGCGGCCTCGCGTCAGGTGAAAACGTACTCCGGCGGGATGCGACGCCGCCTCGATATCGCAGCGAGCATCGTCGTCACGCCGGAGTTGCTGTTCCTCGACGAGCCGACCACCGGGCTCGACCCGCGGAATCGGACCCAGGTCTGGGAGATCATCCGGGCGCTCGTCGCCAACGGAACGACGGTGGTGCTGACCACGCAGTACTTAGAGGAGGCCGACCAGCTCGCCGATCGGATCGCCGTCATCGACGACGGTCGGATCATCGCCGAGGGTACGCCGGGCGAACTCAAATCCTCGATCGGTTCGGGCGTCCTGAACGTCCGTGTGCGCGATCCCGACCAGCGCGAGGAGGCCAGACGGGCGCTGATCCGGATCCTCGACGTTCCAGTGGATCTCGAGTCCGATCCGACGGCGCTGTCGGCTCGAGTCGCCGAGACCGACCGCATCGCCCACGCGTTCGTAGAGCTCTCTCGAGCCGACGTCGCGATCACTGATTTCGCACTCGGCCAGCCGAGTCTCGACGAGGTGTTTCTCGCGCTGACCGATCACCCGGCTCACGAGGACGCGATTGCCGAGGAGGGGTACCGATGA
- a CDS encoding alpha/beta fold hydrolase, with protein sequence MTKTDVHSDRTGIVRSNDGTSIAFERSGEGPPLVLVGGALTDRSAGAPLAAHLAPHFTVYTYDRRGRGESGDTEPYAVEREFDDLEAIIDEVGGSAFVFGMSSGAILALEAAVRGLAIERLALYEPPYRVDEGAPRPPPDFATQLEARLADGRRGDAVERFLTEAVGMPADGVGGMRNGPMWPALEELAPTLVYDLTVVGDGSLPTARLESVAAPTLVMDGTESPAWARHAAQALANALPDSQYRSLEGQTHEVTPDALAPVVAEFSDD encoded by the coding sequence ATGACGAAAACCGACGTACACAGCGATCGAACGGGTATCGTGCGTTCGAACGACGGCACATCCATCGCCTTCGAGCGATCCGGCGAGGGTCCACCGCTGGTCCTCGTCGGCGGCGCACTCACCGATCGGTCGGCGGGCGCGCCGCTGGCAGCGCATCTGGCGCCGCACTTTACCGTGTACACCTACGACCGACGGGGACGGGGAGAGAGCGGTGACACGGAACCGTACGCGGTCGAACGCGAGTTCGACGACCTCGAGGCGATCATCGACGAAGTCGGCGGCTCGGCGTTCGTCTTCGGGATGTCCTCCGGTGCGATACTCGCCCTCGAGGCCGCGGTTCGCGGCCTCGCCATCGAACGACTGGCACTGTACGAACCGCCGTACCGGGTCGACGAGGGCGCACCCCGACCGCCGCCGGACTTCGCGACGCAACTCGAGGCCCGTCTCGCAGACGGTCGACGGGGAGACGCGGTCGAACGCTTCCTGACGGAAGCGGTCGGGATGCCCGCCGACGGCGTCGGCGGGATGCGGAACGGACCGATGTGGCCGGCCCTCGAAGAACTCGCACCGACACTCGTCTATGATCTCACCGTCGTCGGAGACGGCTCGCTGCCGACCGCCCGGCTGGAATCCGTCGCGGCGCCGACGCTCGTGATGGACGGAACGGAGAGTCCGGCGTGGGCGCGTCACGCGGCGCAAGCGCTCGCGAACGCCCTACCCGATTCGCAGTACCGCTCTCTGGAGGGGCAAACTCACGAGGTCACACCGGACGCCCTCGCTCCCGTGGTAGCGGAATTCTCGGACGATTGA
- a CDS encoding TetR/AcrR family transcriptional regulator, whose amino-acid sequence MNVQPMGSMDLFEDEPASTREAIMQATYRALRKHGYAGLTIQRIGDEFPKSKSLLYHHYDGKDALLLEFLSFMLERFEATIPDREYGDAREHLEAILDHALPTDLDSERAEFRAAMVELRAQAATDEAYREHFTRNDRFFRRRLATVVRRGIEEGVFRDVDPERAAAMVLSSIHGAMQEEATTDTERTAAVREELRAYVESRLLAPDVELEAIE is encoded by the coding sequence ATGAACGTTCAACCAATGGGATCGATGGACCTCTTCGAGGACGAGCCAGCTAGCACCCGAGAGGCCATCATGCAGGCCACTTACCGGGCGCTCCGTAAACACGGCTACGCCGGGCTGACGATCCAGCGAATCGGCGACGAGTTCCCGAAGAGCAAGTCGCTCCTCTATCACCACTACGACGGAAAGGACGCGCTCTTGCTCGAGTTCCTCTCGTTCATGCTCGAGCGCTTCGAGGCGACGATCCCGGATCGCGAGTACGGTGACGCCCGCGAACACCTCGAGGCGATCCTCGACCACGCGCTCCCGACGGACCTCGATTCCGAGCGGGCGGAGTTCAGGGCCGCGATGGTCGAGCTGCGAGCGCAGGCTGCGACCGACGAGGCCTACCGCGAGCACTTCACCCGGAACGACCGATTCTTCCGTCGGCGACTCGCCACGGTCGTTCGCCGCGGAATCGAAGAGGGCGTCTTCCGGGACGTCGATCCGGAACGGGCGGCCGCGATGGTGCTCTCGTCGATCCACGGCGCGATGCAGGAGGAAGCGACGACCGACACCGAGCGGACCGCGGCCGTCCGAGAAGAGCTGCGAGCCTACGTCGAGTCTCGTCTACTCGCACCGGACGTCGAACTGGAGGCGATCGAGTGA